Proteins encoded together in one Ferroglobus placidus DSM 10642 window:
- a CDS encoding IS1 family transposase, with product MELDEAWSFVKKKENEIWIWIALERNSRKIISYAIGDRSVDTFKKLWDGIGDEIKRKAIFYTDRWDAYNLIPYRQRIVRRGGTNHVERLFLTLRNDNPRFARKSIRFSKSSEMLENSFKLWIHYYNLSTL from the coding sequence ATCGAGTTAGATGAAGCTTGGAGTTTTGTTAAGAAAAAGGAAAACGAAATCTGGATTTGGATTGCTTTAGAGAGAAATTCCCGAAAAATAATAAGTTATGCAATAGGAGATCGTTCTGTGGATACTTTCAAGAAATTGTGGGACGGAATTGGCGATGAAATAAAGCGGAAAGCAATTTTCTACACGGATCGCTGGGACGCTTATAATTTGATTCCTTACAGGCAGAGAATCGTAAGAAGAGGAGGAACGAACCACGTTGAAAGGTTATTCTTAACTCTGAGAAATGATAATCCGAGATTCGCAAGAAAATCAATCAGATTCTCAAAATCCTCGGAAATGCTCGAAAATTCTTTTAAATTGTGGATTCATTACTATAATTTATCAACATTATAG
- a CDS encoding FeoA family protein, which translates to MIPLSFLMPGEKGVVVEIKGGRGLVRRLYGMGLYPSAVVEVVSHGFGPLLVRVNGTTTIAIGRGIGMKIMVRRV; encoded by the coding sequence ATGATACCTTTATCCTTTCTGATGCCGGGAGAGAAAGGAGTTGTAGTCGAAATTAAAGGAGGAAGGGGATTGGTGAGAAGGCTCTACGGTATGGGGTTGTATCCATCAGCAGTTGTTGAGGTTGTTTCTCATGGATTCGGTCCCCTGCTGGTTAGGGTAAACGGAACTACGACGATTGCAATTGGGAGGGGTATCGGAATGAAAATAATGGTGAGGAGGGTTTAA
- a CDS encoding FeoA family protein: MRLSDLKLGEKARIVCVEIGGKEGRRYREMGLVSGEIVRVVRVAPLGDPVEIEVKGYNLSLRKDEARRIRVEVVR; encoded by the coding sequence ATGAGGCTCTCGGATTTGAAACTGGGAGAGAAGGCAAGAATAGTTTGTGTGGAAATAGGAGGGAAAGAAGGAAGGAGATACAGGGAGATGGGGCTTGTAAGTGGGGAGATAGTCAGAGTTGTAAGGGTTGCACCTCTCGGAGATCCGGTGGAGATAGAGGTCAAGGGTTACAACCTCTCTCTAAGAAAGGACGAGGCAAGGAGGATTAGGGTGGAGGTGGTAAGATGA
- a CDS encoding IS1/IS1595 family N-terminal zinc-binding domain-containing protein, with the protein MMCPHCKSIKTVKMGCYYTKSGERRQRYKCKSCGRTFVLNPIKPRNYPEEFKEMVVRAVVKEGVGIRQASRIFKLSPNTVTAWVREFSKKRPEK; encoded by the coding sequence ATGATGTGTCCGCATTGCAAATCGATAAAAACTGTGAAAATGGGCTGTTATTACACGAAATCTGGTGAGAGGAGGCAGAGATACAAATGCAAGAGCTGCGGGAGAACTTTCGTTTTGAATCCGATAAAGCCGAGGAATTATCCCGAGGAATTTAAGGAGATGGTAGTTAGAGCTGTTGTGAAGGAGGGTGTAGGGATAAGACAAGCGAGCAGAATTTTCAAGCTTTCTCCTAACACTGTGACAGCTTGGGTAAGAGAATTTTCTAAAAAAAGACCTGAGAAATGA